The following proteins are co-located in the Bos indicus isolate NIAB-ARS_2022 breed Sahiwal x Tharparkar chromosome 8, NIAB-ARS_B.indTharparkar_mat_pri_1.0, whole genome shotgun sequence genome:
- the LOC109562663 gene encoding interferon omega-1-like produces the protein MAFMLSLLMALVLVSYGPGGSLGCDLSQNHVLVGRQNLRLLDQMKRLSPRFCLQERKDFAFPQEMVEGGQLQEAQAISVLHEMLQQTFNLFHTERSSAAWDTTLLEQLRTGLHQQLDDLDACLGQVMEEEDSALGRTGPTLAVKRYFQGIHVYLKEKAYSDCAWEIVIVEIMRSLSSSINLQERLRMIDGDLNSP, from the coding sequence ATGGCCTTCATGCTCTCTCTATTGATGGCCCTGGTGCTGGTCAGCTACGGCCCGGGAGGATCCCTGGGCTGTGACCTGTCTCAGAACCACGTGCTGGTTGGCAGGCAGAACCTCAGGCTCCTGGACCAAATGAAGAGACTCTCCCCTCGCTTCTGTCTGCAGGAAAGAAAAGACTTCGCTTTCcctcaggagatggtggagggtgGGCAGCTCCAGGAGGCCCAGGCCATCTCTGTGCTCCACGAGATGCTCCAGCAGACCTTCAACCTCTTCCACACAGAGCGCTCCTCTGCTGCCTGGGACACCACCCTCCTGGAGCAGCTCCGCACTGGACTCCATCAGCAGCTGGATGACCTGGACGCCTGCCTGGGGCAGGTGATGGAAGAGGAAGACTCTGCCCTGGGAAGGACGGGCCCCACACTGGCCGTGAAGAGGTACTTCCAGGGAATCCATGTCTACCTGAAAGAGAAGGCATACAGCGACTGCGCCTGGGAAATCGTCATAGTGGAAATCATGAGATCCTTGTCTTCATCAATCAACTTGCAAGAAAGGTTAAGAATGATAGATGGAGACCTGAACTCACCTTGA
- the LOC139184447 gene encoding interferon omega-1-like — MAFRLSLLMALVLVSYGLGGSLGCDLSQNHMLVGRKNLRLLGQMRRLSPRFCLQDRKDFAFPHEMVEGSQLQEAQAISVLHEMLQQTFNLFHTERSSAAWDTTLLEQLHTGLHQQLDDLDACLGPVTGEEDSALERMGPILALKRYFQGIHVYLQEKKYSNCAWEIVRVEIMRSLSSSTSLQERLKMRNGDLNSP; from the coding sequence ATGGCCTTCAGGCTCTCTCTACTGATGGCCCTGGTGCTGGTCAGCTATGGCCTGGGAGGATCCCTGGGCTGTGACCTGTCTCAGAACCACATGCTGGTTGGCAGGAAGAACCTTAGGCTCCTGGGCCAAATGAGGCGGCTCTCCCCTCGCTTTTGTCTGCAGGACAGAAAAGACTTCGCTTTCCCACACGAGATGGTGGAGGGCAGCCAGCTCCAGGAGGCCCAGGCCATCTCTGTGCTCCACGAGATGCTCCAGCAGACCTTCAACCTCTTCCACACAGAGCGCTCCTCTGCTGCCTGGGACACCACCCTCCTGGAGCAGCTCCACACTGGACTCCATCAGCAGCTGGACGACCTCGACGCCTGCCTGGGCCCGGTGACAGGAGAGGAAGACTCTGCCCTGGAAAGGATGGGCCCCATATTGGCCCTGAAGAGGTACTTCCAAGGAATCCATGTCTACCtgcaagagaagaaatacagcaaCTGCGCCTGGGAAATTGTCAGAGTGGAAATCATGAGATCCTTGTCTTCATCAACCAGCTTGCAAGAAAGGTTAAAAATGAGGAATGGAGACCTGAACTCACCTTGA
- the LOC109562662 gene encoding interferon omega-1-like: MASENLPQGSTRRCLSQASGHLIFPMAFVLSLLMALVLVSYGPGGSLGCDLSQNHVLVGRQNLRLLGQMRRLSPRFCLQERKHFAYPQEMVEGSQLQEAQAISVLHEMLQQTFNLFHTERSSAAWDTTLLEQLRTGLHQQLDDLDACLGPVTGEEDSALGRMGPTLAVKRYFQGIHVYLKEKEYSDCAWEIVIVEIMRSLSSSANLQERLRMMDGDLNSP; this comes from the coding sequence ATGGCATCAGAGAACCTACCTCAAGGTTCCACCAGACGCTGCCTCAGCCAGGCCAGTGGCCACCTCATCTTCCCCATGGCCTTCGTGCTCTCTCTACTGATGGCCCTGGTGCTGGTCAGCTATGGCCCGGGAGGATCCCTGGGCTGTGACCTGTCTCAGAACCACGTGCTGGTTGGCAGGCAGAACCTCAGGCTCCTGGGCCAAATGAGGAGACTCTCTCCTCGCTTCTGTCTGCAGGAAAGAAAACACTTCGCTTacccccaggagatggtggagggcaGCCAGCTCCAGGAGGCCCAGGCCATCTCTGTGCTCCACGAGATGCTCCAGCAGACCTTCAACCTCTTCCACACAGAGCGCTCCTCTGCTGCCTGGGACACCACCCTCCTGGAGCAGCTCCGCACTGGACTCCATCAGCAGCTGGATGACCTGGACGCCTGCCTGGGCCCGGTGACAGGAGAGGAAGACTCTGCCCTGGGAAGGATGGGCCCCACACTGGCCGTGAAGAGGTACTTCCAGGGCATCCATGTCTACctgaaagagaaggaatacaGTGACTGCGCCTGGGAAATCGTCATAGTGGAAATCATGAGATCCTTGTCCTCATCAGCCAACTTGCAAGAAAGGTTAAGAATGATGGATGGAGACCTGAACTCACCTTGA